One Myxosarcina sp. GI1 genomic window carries:
- a CDS encoding type II toxin-antitoxin system HigB family toxin: MHLISAGKLKQAASKYPDVITTIKAFCKTIEQAQWQSLIDVQQIYRDAEAVGNFTVFNIKGNKYRLILDIDYEEQVAYFKYFLTHAEYDKGKWKNDSYY; the protein is encoded by the coding sequence ATGCACTTAATTTCGGCTGGAAAGCTCAAACAAGCTGCATCTAAATATCCAGATGTTATTACTACAATTAAGGCATTTTGTAAAACCATCGAGCAAGCACAGTGGCAGAGTCTAATTGATGTACAGCAAATTTATCGAGATGCAGAAGCAGTGGGAAACTTTACAGTGTTCAATATCAAAGGAAATAAATATCGCTTGATTCTCGATATAGATTACGAAGAACAGGTTGCTTATTTCAAGTATTTTTTAACTCACGCTGAATATGATAAAGGGAAGTGGAAGAATGATTCTTACTATTAA